One Natrinema longum genomic window carries:
- the surE gene encoding 5'/3'-nucleotidase SurE: MELDSDPHILLTNDDGIDAPGIRALHDALSAVGTVTVVAPDRNRSAVGRSLSYGRTRSSTDDDLSLDLAADSFTAAVPHTDHELGYAIDGTPCDCAIVGAKALEPTPDIVVSGCNSGANLGAYVFSRSGTVSAAMEAAFLGTPSIAVSMDTLGYDADLEPTDFERAGEIAAALVGGAAGTGLFDRVDYLNVNVPRPDCEPNGVAITRPTEVYEMDAAFENGGFELTNRLWQQMANRDIPDDEDTDRHALLEEAVSISPLRVPYDVVDTEPVRRILGDIL, translated from the coding sequence ATGGAACTGGACTCGGACCCCCACATTCTCCTGACGAACGACGATGGGATCGACGCGCCCGGTATCCGGGCGCTGCACGACGCGCTCTCGGCGGTCGGGACGGTCACGGTCGTCGCGCCCGACCGAAACCGCAGCGCGGTGGGTCGGTCGCTCTCTTATGGTCGGACGCGGTCGTCGACCGACGACGACCTCTCGCTGGACCTGGCAGCGGACTCGTTCACCGCGGCGGTCCCCCACACCGACCACGAACTCGGCTACGCGATCGATGGCACGCCCTGTGACTGTGCCATCGTCGGGGCCAAGGCCCTCGAGCCCACACCCGATATCGTCGTCTCGGGCTGTAACTCGGGTGCGAACCTCGGTGCCTACGTCTTCTCCCGATCGGGAACCGTCAGCGCCGCCATGGAGGCGGCCTTCCTCGGGACGCCGTCGATCGCCGTCTCGATGGATACGCTGGGCTACGACGCGGACCTCGAGCCGACGGACTTCGAGCGAGCGGGCGAGATCGCCGCCGCGCTCGTCGGTGGGGCGGCCGGGACCGGTCTGTTCGACCGCGTCGACTACCTGAACGTGAACGTCCCGCGGCCGGACTGCGAGCCAAACGGCGTCGCGATCACGCGCCCGACGGAGGTCTACGAGATGGACGCCGCGTTCGAGAACGGCGGGTTCGAGTTGACCAACCGGCTCTGGCAGCAGATGGCGAACCGGGACATTCCCGACGACGAGGACACCGATCGGCACGCCCTCCTCGAGGAGGCGGTGTCGATTTCCCCGCTCAGGGTCCCCTACGACGTCGTCGACACGGAGCCGGTTCGTCGGATTCTCGGCGACATTCTGTGA
- a CDS encoding DUF2103 domain-containing protein — protein MECRHCASPLEKPGDFCLVCREENTEAIVLEAARDRATITMLAGEPDDPSADADEQVLGRTTITTTPEDGENEPIELRNFAGLIGDEIRRKRPEEVYAGGTRDVIRAVRKDVHYPFYRVDDDDPVMAVLERRGNRALDVVETPPSEKISGSHSTLIGGRTGMRAIHAVADHPHVKKVIPGPIDAGGKGSQSGMRAKVTRADDGGNVRMLLRDGSSVQENRVVTTARDREMGERIREDLNDVLADAEFQ, from the coding sequence ATGGAGTGTCGTCACTGCGCATCGCCCCTCGAGAAACCCGGGGACTTCTGTCTGGTCTGCCGGGAGGAAAACACCGAGGCGATCGTCCTCGAGGCGGCACGCGACAGGGCGACCATCACGATGCTCGCCGGCGAACCCGACGACCCCAGCGCTGATGCCGACGAGCAGGTTCTCGGTCGGACGACGATCACGACGACCCCGGAGGACGGCGAGAACGAGCCGATCGAACTCCGGAACTTCGCGGGCCTGATCGGCGACGAGATCCGGCGCAAGCGGCCCGAAGAGGTCTACGCCGGCGGGACGCGAGACGTGATTCGCGCGGTTCGGAAAGACGTCCATTACCCGTTCTATCGCGTCGACGACGACGATCCCGTGATGGCGGTCCTCGAGCGCCGCGGGAATCGCGCGCTCGACGTCGTCGAGACGCCGCCGTCCGAGAAGATCAGCGGCAGTCACTCGACGCTCATCGGCGGCCGAACGGGGATGCGGGCCATCCACGCCGTCGCGGACCACCCCCACGTCAAGAAGGTGATTCCGGGCCCCATCGACGCCGGCGGGAAGGGATCCCAATCGGGAATGCGCGCGAAGGTGACCCGCGCTGACGACGGCGGCAACGTGCGCATGCTCCTCCGAGATGGCTCGAGCGTCCAGGAAAACCGCGTCGTGACGACCGCCCGCGACCGGGAGATGGGCGAACGGATCCGCGAGGATCTCAACGACGTGCTCGCGGACGCGGAATTTCAGTGA
- a CDS encoding 50S ribosomal protein L37ae: protein MAKKGQVGSAGRFGARYGRVARRRVSEIEDDMQNAEVDGDDVTRVGTGIWKNEETGEVFTGGAYRPETPAGRTVQRSIRAALSEDDE from the coding sequence ATGGCCAAGAAAGGACAGGTCGGTAGCGCAGGCCGTTTCGGTGCTCGCTACGGCCGCGTCGCACGACGTCGCGTCAGCGAGATCGAAGACGACATGCAGAACGCCGAGGTCGACGGCGACGACGTGACACGCGTCGGGACCGGCATCTGGAAGAACGAGGAGACCGGCGAAGTCTTTACCGGCGGCGCGTACCGTCCGGAAACCCCCGCGGGCCGCACCGTCCAGCGCTCGATCCGCGCTGCCCTCTCAGAGGACGACGAATAA
- a CDS encoding DNA-directed RNA polymerase subunit P codes for MSYKCSRCKRDVQLDEYGGVRCPYCGHRVLLKERSRDVKEVDVQ; via the coding sequence ATGAGTTACAAATGTTCTCGCTGTAAACGCGACGTCCAGCTCGACGAGTACGGTGGCGTCCGCTGTCCCTACTGTGGTCACCGCGTACTCCTGAAAGAACGCAGCCGCGACGTGAAGGAAGTCGACGTCCAGTAA
- a CDS encoding KEOPS complex subunit Pcc1: MASHDATLEFDYETASRARLVAASVAREIGEIDDERSQTTLEREGTRVVVEIDADDVIALRAALNTWFSLVDVAERTADVGVGILDSQ, from the coding sequence GTGGCTTCTCACGACGCGACCCTCGAGTTCGACTACGAGACCGCGTCACGTGCCCGACTCGTCGCCGCGAGCGTCGCCCGCGAAATCGGCGAAATCGACGACGAGCGCTCGCAAACGACTCTCGAGCGGGAGGGCACACGTGTGGTCGTCGAGATCGACGCCGACGACGTGATCGCGCTGCGAGCGGCGCTGAACACCTGGTTTTCGCTGGTCGACGTCGCGGAGCGGACCGCCGACGTGGGTGTCGGTATTCTCGATTCCCAGTAG
- a CDS encoding DUF2243 domain-containing protein: MAERDGPWLGLRRDAKPLVIAGLALGVGLGGFFDGIVFHQILQLHHMLSSHPAASVATDLELNVVADGLFHLATYLFTIIGVVLLSRAWRFHPVPNSGRTLLGAVIMGWGVFNLVEGLVNHQLLRIHHVWPAGPGPIVLWDVLFLLWGVLFLGGGYLVIRTDSAVTPTASDEAVTTD, from the coding sequence ATGGCCGAACGGGACGGACCGTGGCTCGGACTGCGACGGGACGCGAAGCCGCTGGTGATCGCCGGCCTCGCACTCGGCGTCGGTCTCGGCGGCTTCTTCGACGGAATCGTCTTTCACCAGATCCTGCAGCTCCATCACATGCTCTCGTCCCATCCGGCGGCGAGCGTCGCGACCGACCTCGAACTCAACGTGGTGGCCGACGGGCTCTTTCACCTCGCGACGTACCTGTTTACGATCATCGGCGTCGTGTTGCTCTCTCGAGCGTGGCGGTTCCACCCGGTTCCGAACTCCGGTCGGACGTTGCTGGGTGCAGTGATCATGGGGTGGGGCGTCTTCAACCTGGTCGAAGGACTGGTGAACCATCAGCTGCTCAGGATTCACCACGTCTGGCCTGCCGGCCCGGGACCGATCGTCCTCTGGGACGTGCTCTTCTTGCTCTGGGGAGTGCTCTTCCTCGGTGGCGGATACCTCGTGATCCGAACCGACAGCGCGGTGACGCCGACGGCCAGTGACGAGGCGGTCACGACGGACTGA
- a CDS encoding prefoldin subunit beta codes for MQGNLPPEAQEKIEQLQDLQETAQEVAVQKQEAESSLTEAQNALDELENIDEGTTMYRNVGELLVETDYDQAEEDLEDKVDSLEIRLETLEKQEDRVQDQFESLQDELEDLLGGGMGGGPAGPGGPGAGGA; via the coding sequence ATGCAAGGAAACCTGCCGCCGGAAGCACAGGAGAAAATCGAGCAGCTACAGGACCTCCAGGAGACGGCACAGGAAGTCGCCGTCCAGAAACAGGAAGCAGAATCGAGTCTCACCGAGGCCCAGAACGCCCTCGACGAACTCGAGAACATCGACGAGGGAACGACCATGTACCGGAACGTCGGCGAACTCCTCGTCGAGACCGACTACGACCAGGCCGAGGAGGACCTCGAGGACAAGGTCGACTCCCTCGAGATCCGCCTCGAGACCCTCGAGAAACAGGAAGATCGCGTTCAGGACCAGTTCGAGAGCCTGCAGGACGAGCTCGAGGACCTCCTCGGCGGCGGCATGGGCGGCGGCCCGGCCGGCCCAGGCGGCCCGGGCGCTGGCGGCGCATAA
- a CDS encoding DUF3194 domain-containing protein produces MSTDEPSDETVVRTAADAAEDVIFSQYKQSAVRDYDVTVVFEDGVLEVDVYLNAPEEDDADPERVADDAALAARRAVDDLFEA; encoded by the coding sequence ATGTCGACCGACGAGCCGTCGGACGAGACCGTCGTTCGGACGGCCGCCGACGCTGCTGAAGACGTTATTTTTTCACAGTACAAGCAGTCCGCCGTCCGCGATTACGACGTCACCGTCGTCTTCGAGGACGGCGTCCTCGAGGTCGACGTCTACCTCAACGCGCCCGAGGAGGACGACGCCGACCCCGAACGGGTCGCCGACGACGCTGCACTCGCGGCGCGACGCGCGGTCGACGACCTCTTCGAGGCCTAA
- a CDS encoding RIO1 family regulatory kinase/ATPase, which translates to MDIRRLARGTVEWSRIERVVRTLADRYDRECVRVEFLEADNWLSTPCVIDDEWFVKIVSRQNALVHAVLTTGRNVGAFSSGTEGFFDRFDTPREMVEHEYEATERMQEIGLNAPRPIDAFEVNGLGVLVLEYLPEFRSLDDVPDDVVVQRAPELFAMLATLHEHGLAHGDLRAENILLCNDEFYFIDATSVHDDRVDETTAYDLACALAVLEPRIGPREAVDAAATAYNPSHLLSAREFLDFVRLRPDHEFDSTTLRSELEKVADLSGE; encoded by the coding sequence ATGGACATCCGCCGGCTCGCACGAGGGACCGTCGAGTGGAGCCGTATCGAGCGTGTGGTCCGCACGCTGGCGGATCGCTACGACCGCGAGTGCGTCCGCGTCGAGTTCCTCGAGGCCGACAACTGGCTCTCGACGCCGTGTGTGATCGACGACGAGTGGTTCGTCAAGATCGTCTCCCGACAGAACGCCCTGGTCCACGCGGTGTTGACGACCGGCCGGAACGTCGGCGCGTTCTCCTCGGGTACCGAGGGCTTTTTCGATCGGTTCGACACGCCCCGCGAGATGGTCGAACACGAGTACGAGGCGACCGAACGCATGCAGGAGATCGGCCTCAACGCGCCACGGCCGATCGACGCCTTCGAGGTCAACGGACTCGGCGTGCTCGTCCTCGAGTACCTCCCGGAGTTTCGATCGCTCGACGACGTGCCCGACGACGTCGTCGTCCAGCGCGCCCCGGAGTTGTTCGCCATGCTCGCGACGCTCCACGAACACGGGCTGGCCCACGGCGACCTGCGGGCGGAGAACATCCTGCTCTGTAACGACGAGTTCTACTTCATCGACGCGACCAGCGTCCACGACGACCGGGTCGACGAAACGACCGCGTACGACCTGGCCTGTGCCCTCGCCGTCCTCGAGCCCCGGATCGGGCCACGGGAGGCCGTCGACGCGGCCGCGACGGCCTACAACCCTTCACACTTGCTCTCGGCGCGGGAGTTCCTCGATTTCGTCCGGCTCCGCCCCGACCACGAGTTCGACTCGACGACGCTTCGCAGCGAACTCGAGAAGGTGGCCGACCTGAGCGGGGAGTAA